The sequence AACTTCTCCATTTTGTTCGTCATTAAGACAGACCACACTCTTTATGAGCCAATGTACCTCCTCCTTTGCATGCTGGCTGTGGCTCACCTTATTGTGTGCACTACAGCCATTCCAAAACTTCTCAGTGTCTTCTGGTTCGATGATGGAGAGATTCGTTTTGAAGCCTGTCTCACTCAAGTGTTCCTGATTCACTCTTGCTCCACCATGGAATCTGGGTTCTTTCTGGCCATGGCTTTTGACCGCTATGTAGCCATCTGTCACCCATTAAGACATTCAAtgattctgacacacacagtgATACGGAAGATAGGTCTAGCCATTGTACTCCGGGGCACAGTGCTTCTCAGTCCTCACCCTTTCCTGCTGCGGTGGCTTCCTTATTGCAAAACCAATATCATTTCTCACACCTACTGTGAGTTCATGGCCCTCATCAAAATTGCCTGTGCTGAGACAAAAATCCACAGAGCCTACAGCTTAATTGTTGCCTTCCTTACTGGAGGGGTGGACTTCATATTGATCATTTGTTCTTATATACTCATACTCCACACAGTCTTTCACCTCCCATCCAAGGATGCCCGACTCAAGACCTTGGGCACCTGTGGCTCCCATGTCCTTGTCATCATGGTGTCCTATACTCcagccttcttttcctttctcaccCACAGGTTTGGGCACCATGTGGCTCCCCATGTGCACATATTTGTAGCCAACATCTATCTTCTGATCCCACCCATGGTGTATCCCATTATCTATGGGGTGAGGACCAAGAAGATATGGGACAGGTTCCTTAAAGTTTTCAGTTTTTCAAAACCTCTGAACTAAATCTTCTTTGTTGGTGGGTAATATctaaagaaaaactttttttcttatcCTTCTTAGAGTGTGTGGTTTTCCACCAAGCCCCTCCTTTAATATCCGGATGACTAAATTTTTTCTATGGGAAGTAACTTATGCAAAGACATATTATATATGTAAATAGATATAACTATAcattatctggaaaccctggtggcatagtggttaagtgctacagctgctaaccaaaaggtcagcagttcgagtgaaactagtcacataaaaaaaaataaaattttttttttttacaaaaggacaaatattgtataagaccgttattataagatcttgagaaatagtttaaactgagaagaaaacattcttttgtggttacgagaggggggagggttatttactgattagatagtagataagaactactttaggtgaagggaagggcaacactcagtacagggaaggtcagctcaactagactgggccaaaaaagcaaagaagtttcctgaataaactgaatgcttcgagcgtcagcggagcaagggcaagggtttagggactatggcttcaggggaaatctaagtcagttcgcaaaataaattctattaagaaaatattctgcatcccactttgaagtgtgtcttctggggtcttaaatgctaacaagcggccatctaagatgcatcaattggtctcaacatacctgaatcaaaggagaataaagaaccccaaggtcacaaggtaattatgagcccaagagacagaaagggccacatgaactagagacttacatcatcctgagaccagaagaactagatggtgcctggccacaaccgatgactgccctgacagggagcacaacagagaacccctgagtgagcaggagatcagtgggatgcagaccccaaattctcttaaaaagaccatacttaatggtctgactgagactagaggaatcctggcagtcatggtctccaaaccttctgttggcccaggacaggaaccattccagaagacaactcatcagacatggattggactggacaatgggttggagagagatgttgatgaagagtgagctacttgtatcaggtggacacttgagaccatgttagcatctcctggctagagaggagatgggagggtagagagggttagaaactggcaaaatggtcacgaaaggagtgaCTGGAatgagggagtgggctgactcattagggggagagtaagtgggagtatgtagtaaggtgtatataagtttatatgtgagagactgacttgatttgtaaactttcacttaaagcacaataaaaattatttaaaaaaaaaggaactgataATCAAATGTAGAACAagctctgattttttaaaaatgtactatAGTATATGTGAATATGCAGATATGGTTGTATAAACATAGGAAAAAAGAGTAAAGAATAAGTAGGATAGTATTTTAAATAACCTCTGAATGAATATGGTTCCAAAACAGTGACTTGGATTATGGATATGCTttattttggcgggggggggggggggcggggagggttacttccttctgtgtgtgtgtgttttcctttactgtcaattaaaaaaaaaagggtatgtgTGAGTACTGAGGGGACTTCAGGCCAGTTTCAAACCTCTGTGCAACACACAATgccagaacacaagagaaaatgTACAGAGTCCTCAATAAAAtgttttctccaaaaaaaaaaaaaaaaaaaaggtcagcagttcaaatctgcctggtgctctttggaaactctatggggcagttccattctgccctatagggtctctatgagttggaatcgacttgacagcagtgggtttttatagaTTATCTATGTGAAGCAGAAATATTCCCCAATGCATGGTGAAATTAGTCTTTTAGACTGCTCAGAAACAATCATTTGAATGTAATTACTGTGACTATCATGCAGTGTATTTAAAAATTCCAATTTACCTAAATACCAGAATCTATCATTACTGAAAACATTAGCCCGAACATAGCCTACCTGGACATCAGGGTTGTAGAAGAGCAGGAAGCTTAAAGAAATTGTGTCTGCACCTTTCTTTTCCTGGACCATATTAATGACACTCAGAAattcttcttaatttcctttttattcatcttttacTACCCTCTCTTTTTTTGAGGAAATTCTACTTTATCACCCACCCATTCTGTTATGTAATGTGGGGACTAGTTAACAGGtgtcatatttatttttcatgtttcaaGGAAAATGTCTTAGCTTTTTTAGCTTGACAATACAATTTCATTATCCCTTTCTAGAGTCCTTAGCTTTAAGAACATTCAGATTCTGTGCTCTCTCCTTAATTGAGAGTGTTTAGTCTGCTCTTGTATAGCATTTTCTATGACATTTAGATAATTGAATTGTTCTGACTGTATATTTCTATTATTGCATTTTTTTcaatatctaaaataaaaaatgtacacaGTATTATTAATACAGACATGTCAAAAGGACACGCAAACACAATTTTATCTATTTCTTATTATCCTTCTGGATAAATGTTCTGAGAGTTGTTGCTCAATTAAATTCCATCAGCCTCTTCAAATAAGGTATACAATGGGATGACAATCACTACTCTGAGGCAATGTGATTATCAAGAATTATACATCGAGTACATGAATTGCAGAAAAAGAAGGAGAGGTGAGTGGGAATCATCTTaggttaaaaaaaggaaaaattaaaaagccaaCATCATGTATAATCACAGGCCTTTGGTTGACAATTTAAGATTTATCAGCAGATTCAGAAATTTCCTTCTTTTGGACTCAGTTATTCTTTCTTAAATAAATATCTTTCTTTCCCAAGTATGTACTTCAGCAATTTCTTTAGTGAGAGTCTCCTGGTGCTAAAATCTCTGCAATTTGTTCATTTAAAAGTTttgtttatttcaccttcattattTATAAATCATTTTCTTGCTACACAATTCAGTTGTCAGGTCAATAGGTTTTCTTAGTATATAGTCTTCTGGAGTCTATTATTGGTTTAAAGAAGTCTATTGTTGATCAAATATCATTAATTTGTAGGTAACACCTTTTCTCTGATTGTCTTTAAAATCTgctatttttctttcatgttgtGCAGTTTCACATGGGTAAATTTTAAAGGTGTTATGTTAAGTGTTAAAAGTTAGACAGGAAAGACTATGCTTTAAtgtatccttggtgtttcttATATGCAGCTAAAATTGAGCACCATTGGTAAAATATTTTAGCCAATTACCTTACTTATTAAGGTACATAAGTGAATGAATCAACATTTCTTGATATCTATCAGGTTCCAAGCTGTTTACTGATGTACATAACTTAATCTTCACAATACGTGCTGACATTATTTATCACAGAtgctcagatgacaaaatagaattAATAAACATACTCGATGAGCTAGTGAGTAGAGGAGCTAGGATTTGAGTCTACTTCTAAAACCATACTCTTTTTATAATTCCCAATGCTTGCATACAGACCTTTTGTTGTGTGGTATTGAGTGGATTCCCATTCATaacaattctataggacagagtacaactgtcacAATGGGTTTCCTAGTTTATAATGTTTATGGGAACAGATAGCAAGGTCTCTTCTTACACAGAGCTGCTGGtatgttcaaactgctgatctttcaattagcagccgagggcttaaccattgtgcatcCAGGGATCCTTGACATAGGCCTAAATCTCACTTAATAGGGATATAAGAAACACAGCATCTCACAGGCTAAGTGCCAAAGTAGTTGAGAGTGCTTATTTCATCCTCCAGAAGTGGAACACAGACAGCACAGAGAGTGACCATATCTGAGGCACAAAGAGAAGACATAAAGATGCTATTGAGGTACACACTGAGAAAAACCTTTTGACTAAACAATCTTCGCTCTAAACACAAGTTAAGACTAGAGGAATATGAAGCTTGTGATGCAATCACTAACGGTATTCATAGCAACAATAAGAAATAGGTGACCTGAATAGTCCTTTACCTATTAAAGAAATTTAATCTGTAGTTAGCAACTTTCTAtccagaagaaaaaagaacaaaaccgaacacaaacaagtaaacaaaaaaataaaacaaagcttcagGTTCAGATAACTGTACTGGTGAATTCTAGCAAATGTTTAAGGAATAATACCTACCCAAATTATCCAAAATTTAGAGGCAGAGTGAACATTTCCCAACTCATTGAAGATACAACTGGGGTAATATAAAATAGGAGACATTTCATAAGTGGATTAAATGGATTTTTTGGTGGTTTTTATAAATGGATAGAAAAAGAATGAGTACAATCTCACTATAGGGGCTCAAGAGTGGACATTTGTGCCCATAATTACtgaatttttggggggaggggaaggaaattGCAATTTCAGGATGTGATTTTAATTAGTGTAAACTTCCTCTTCAAATTTATGGCATCATATTTTCCATTTCAATAACAATAagtattttttaagtttatactACACCGTCTAAATGCCATGGAAAGGTTTAAAAAGAGTATTCTGAAGCCAAGGGTTTCTTAAAGTTCACGTGAATATTTGTTAACTAAGAGCTCTTgtcagaggcggagccaagatagtggaatagacagatgcttccggcgagccctctttacagcaaagaccaaaaaaaaaaaacaaaacaagtgaaacaagtctatttatgacaagctaggagccctgagcatcaaaggtaagcttagaaaatgaactgatgggcaaagggaggaagagacagttcagaagcagagaagagttactggacctggatcctggggagccctcaggtaccattcccgggagcggtggtggtgggctggtatt comes from Elephas maximus indicus isolate mEleMax1 chromosome 7, mEleMax1 primary haplotype, whole genome shotgun sequence and encodes:
- the LOC126079103 gene encoding olfactory receptor 52D1-like, which encodes MKRKLTLAPDMPAYNKTDVHPSTFLLFGIPGLEASHIWISIPFCIIYLLALLANFSILFVIKTDHTLYEPMYLLLCMLAVAHLIVCTTAIPKLLSVFWFDDGEIRFEACLTQVFLIHSCSTMESGFFLAMAFDRYVAICHPLRHSMILTHTVIRKIGLAIVLRGTVLLSPHPFLLRWLPYCKTNIISHTYCEFMALIKIACAETKIHRAYSLIVAFLTGGVDFILIICSYILILHTVFHLPSKDARLKTLGTCGSHVLVIMVSYTPAFFSFLTHRFGHHVAPHVHIFVANIYLLIPPMVYPIIYGVRTKKIWDRFLKVFSFSKPLN